The genomic window CAAAAACTTCTACGCATACCCGAAGAcggtacgaaaaaaaaaaaaaaaagaggcagcATTTTAGCTGCCCATTCGAATGGGTTACGttacgaaaaaatggaaaattaaaaattacacaagTGTGCATATGTTGTGTGTAGCCTGCAAAGGGGCACATACCAAATATGTGTCAGCTGGGGCGTGCATGAAATACGCCCCCCCGCAAAGCGGCCACAACAACGACAAATGCTTAAACAAATCATAACTTCTTTTTGCAGCCGGATATCCACTTCAACGATGACGAAGAGTATGACGACGAAAACGAGTATGAGGACTCCGATTTGGATGAAGAAATAGAatattaaacaaaaaaaaaaaaaattttcacacagGGTTAGCAGTCTGCAAGGAACCACATCCACCAAATAATGCAGCAACCCCTCAAAATGAACACTTAActtttgcataattttttttttgttattcaACTGCTACAGTGGCTGCTTCTCTACTTGGTGATCTTTCTAATCCTGTTTTGAAGCCCTGTGGCTAAGTCGATTCTTACACTTTTCACAAAATCGATTTCGTACACCACGCTGCGGggagggaagtaaaaaaaggggggcagtTATAGAAATGGTGGAACAGTGTAATAGGACTAACCTATTTCGATCACGTTTGTGCGGGCATGCGTCCTTCATTTCCGCGAACTTACTTCTTCTCCTTGTATGTAAAGAAGTCATCGTTAATGTTAAAATAGTAATTCATAATTCTGTTCACGTAATAGGCGAAGTTCACCCATTTCTTGTCCTTTAAGTAGGACCACTGGTATTCCAAAactgcaaagggggggaaatatgACCCGTTATGAGTGCGTCGTTGTACCTCGAGGGGCCCAACTCCAAATGGAAGCCCAACAGGCGCACATGCCACTACACGCCACATATACAATgaggcatattttttacgcCCGTCTGTTCGAGCTTACATTGGGTACTCTGCGTTGGGGAGTTGGAGTTCAGAAATTCTTCATCCTCCAGGTTCCAAATTATCTCTCTGGGGgatgtaaaaagaaaaataaataaatgtaccaCTCGTTTGCATGTTTGGATAATTCTACCCAATGGTAGACGCAACCAAATGGTTAAGTGAACACATGCCCTTATGCATGAGCGGCGTGATCCGCGTAAGCGTATTGTACCTGGGTTTTCCCAAGgcactttcctcctcctcttccttggCGATCTCATCCTGCTTCAACATCAGGTAGGGAACTAACTGGTTGTTTATGTCGATGGtaagttcctttttctcctcttcctcttcatcggGGTCGTCACTAAAAAGGTCCATTTCCGTTTCTCTCTTATCCCCGTCTGCACGTTCTACTTGATCATTCTCAGTGCGTAGATCCGTTGGAGTGGGTTCGGTTGGTTGGTCCTGGTGGCCCGTTTCTGCCGTATGTTTGTCTGTACCATGTTTCGGGTCATTCGCCTGTTTGGTGACCGTTTCCTCCCGATCGGTTTTTCCTTGGTCTACTTCACCCCGGTCGGCATCCGCACTGGCCACGGGGGCGATATCTGCCTGACCATCGCGCTTCGAGTCCCCGTCGTCCGTTTTGTAAATATCTATGAGGGAAAGCAACTGGTTCTTAATATTGGAGTCGTTAATTCGCAAGGAGGTGTTCCTCTTCTTAATGTCCTCCAAAATGTACTGCATATTGTCATATATCTGTGCCCTGTGGTCAATAAAATTTCGGCCGTCCGTTTCCAAAATTTTGGTAGACAAGGAAAATCTTTTATTGTCATAGTCTATGTTTATTAAAATGCCTTTTAATTGGTCCcctattttaaaaacttcATTCAAatcgtcaattttttttttggaaatttcAGATATGTGTATAAGTCCAACTATATCGTCGCATTTTACCATCAGGCCGTATTTCGAAATGTGTATAATTTCCACCTGGACAATATCGTAaatattcaatttttttagttGCTCATTTTGCTCATATattaaattggaaaaatttaatttgcTAATATCTGTACATAtgactttaattttttggttAAGTAACGATTCCTggattttttcattttcttccactttgaTCTTGTACTTACTGGACAAAGCAGAAATGTGAATAAATGCGTAAATATCGTTATACGAAACgcttattccatttttcaaaatggtcACAACTTTCACATCGAACGGGACGTCCTGCGTTTTGtaatgtaaaattttattaaggTCATTAAccttttgtatatttttcaaagtCAGTAAAATTCTCTCTGggtacattttatatatttcaaatACCAATTTGTCATTCACTTTAAATACATCTTTTATGTTCTTAATATTGTAGGGCATTTGATCTTCGTGTAATTCCGCATAAAATGCGTAATTTATGTCAACATATGCATACGTTTTTTCGATTTTAAAAATCTTCccaaatattaattttcctacatataatttttcaacCTTATTTAAGTCTTCCTTACTGTCGTAGTTTAATATGCTATACTTGTTAAATGTCgcgtttatttctttttcatatttttcattgtctatataattattaaatCCGTATGCGTTTGTGATTATGTTATTTGGTTTATAAATATCGTACATCCTTTTTTGGTAATTAGAAATTATATCCATAAGTATATGTTTTCtcagttttttattttgctttatgCCTTTCAGGATGGAACACTGCTCCATTGGATTTTTCCGTCTTCCCGCTGTTGTTTCTTTCTCCTCGTTGTGACTGCTCTTCGTACCGTCCGTCACAGATTTAACCCACATATCTAAACTACTCGGTTTATCATCTCTGACGTGTTCATTCTCCACAGGGGGTCCTTTCCCCCCATGTTGTCCCAACTGAGCTGCGTCTTCACTCTTAGTGAAgcctttttcactttccatCTTGCTCTTAACTTTTTGCACACTTTCCTCAAAATCGTAGTCCAAATTTCcgtacttaaaaaaatagtacTCTTCATAATGTTCATGGAAGAAAGTTAAGAAGTCGTAGTTGTTTTTTTGCGGTTCCAGCCTGTTTCGCTTCACGTGCATAGTCCGCAGGTGCTTTTTATAAGCGTCGTACAGC from Plasmodium coatneyi strain Hackeri chromosome 12, complete sequence includes these protein-coding regions:
- a CDS encoding RNA-binding protein; protein product: MIFTRVFLLPVFLVCSVSTFVKHNLADSNYIYTKTDRFRKKRKKINYRLRKSKDEDIESYIPHIYKDIAPSLKGLADEEYSYKQLLNAYFPETVEREIAKKKEKELKQKNEEKGTCKSGAEEKVVKDEEKDMEEKLKQIDITNFEHINKISDYKKKNKILDIAYDSMEDSLKDIYMRMKSGVSDEEEEEKKDYLEIAKKEKDMLYEKLICGYSPLNNSSTFDLFGVFYDSKDYEDGKKLLAEMNKMLNLEPLKSNSGNILQTVDTLLKKNNLPPHIRNFLVKYRHIAEKVSRTKEGGNGSLGGENAQGMHTPEGESKNEELAELDDSKMAAEAAEGITKEDYLKDVNKVLMTLHNNLNKEKLMRRDQYFVDELYDAYKKHLRTMHVKRNRLEPQKNNYDFLTFFHEHYEEYYFFKYGNLDYDFEESVQKVKSKMESEKGFTKSEDAAQLGQHGGKGPPVENEHVRDDKPSSLDMWVKSVTDGTKSSHNEEKETTAGRRKNPMEQCSILKGIKQNKKLRKHILMDIISNYQKRMYDIYKPNNIITNAYGFNNYIDNEKYEKEINATFNKYSILNYDSKEDLNKVEKLYVGKLIFGKIFKIEKTYAYVDINYAFYAELHEDQMPYNIKNIKDVFKVNDKLVFEIYKMYPERILLTLKNIQKVNDLNKILHYKTQDVPFDVKVVTILKNGISVSYNDIYAFIHISALSSKYKIKVEENEKIQESLLNQKIKVICTDISKLNFSNLIYEQNEQLKKLNIYDIVQVEIIHISKYGLMVKCDDIVGLIHISEISKKKIDDLNEVFKIGDQLKGILINIDYDNKRFSLSTKILETDGRNFIDHRAQIYDNMQYILEDIKKRNTSLRINDSNIKNQLLSLIDIYKTDDGDSKRDGQADIAPVASADADRGEVDQGKTDREETVTKQANDPKHGTDKHTAETGHQDQPTEPTPTDLRTENDQVERADGDKRETEMDLFSDDPDEEEEEKKELTIDINNQLVPYLMLKQDEIAKEEEEESALGKPREIIWNLEDEEFLNSNSPTQSTQFLEYQWSYLKDKKWVNFAYYVNRIMNYYFNINDDFFTYKEKNVVYEIDFVKSVRIDLATGLQNRIRKITK